A genome region from Stenotrophomonas maltophilia includes the following:
- a CDS encoding DUF4189 domain-containing protein yields the protein MSANGFLKYLCLSFVFMGSAYINSALAEGRCPPGQYPIGDQGVGGCAPIPGAGRSAPDENPGHWVKTWGAVAGSMNGDAGASTGHQAKASAEQQAIERCGHWGATDCKVLYTYYNQCYASIRTGRPDNGTMFNAGATKEQALERATQDCRNSGSQECTFVHSDCTKPFFQEG from the coding sequence ATGAGCGCCAACGGTTTTCTGAAATATCTTTGCTTGTCTTTCGTGTTTATGGGTTCTGCATACATCAATTCTGCGTTAGCAGAAGGTCGCTGCCCTCCGGGCCAGTATCCGATCGGCGATCAGGGAGTGGGCGGCTGTGCTCCCATCCCTGGTGCAGGCCGGAGCGCGCCTGATGAGAATCCCGGGCACTGGGTTAAGACGTGGGGAGCCGTTGCGGGATCCATGAATGGCGATGCGGGTGCATCGACTGGCCATCAGGCCAAGGCCTCGGCCGAGCAACAGGCGATCGAGCGCTGCGGTCACTGGGGAGCAACTGATTGCAAGGTTCTGTACACCTATTACAACCAGTGCTATGCGTCCATCAGAACCGGCCGGCCGGACAATGGAACGATGTTCAACGCGGGTGCTACCAAGGAACAGGCGCTGGAAAGGGCGACGCAGGATTGTCGGAATTCGGGAAGCCAGGAGTGCACGTTCGTCCACTCGGACTGCACCAAGCCCTTCTTTCAGGAGGGCTGA
- a CDS encoding DUF4189 domain-containing protein: MSKKSWQWPDSSIWVTFLGFLTLAFAVLVVTENANAEGRCPGGQYPIGGQGVGGCAPIPGAAQSAPQENPGYWVKTWGAVASSPGGDAGSATGHQAKASAERQAVERCRQGGATDCTVVFTYYNQCYAVVRAARPDNGMRFNTGATKEQAQERATKDCKDLGSQACSVFHSDCTKPFFQQD; encoded by the coding sequence ATGTCCAAAAAGTCTTGGCAATGGCCGGATTCAAGCATCTGGGTAACATTTCTTGGGTTTTTGACGCTGGCGTTTGCCGTGCTCGTCGTTACTGAAAATGCCAATGCCGAAGGCCGTTGCCCTGGGGGCCAGTACCCGATTGGTGGCCAAGGCGTTGGAGGCTGCGCACCCATACCCGGCGCGGCTCAGAGCGCCCCGCAGGAGAATCCCGGGTACTGGGTCAAGACATGGGGTGCAGTCGCCAGCTCGCCTGGAGGAGATGCAGGTTCTGCCACTGGGCATCAGGCCAAGGCTTCGGCAGAGCGCCAAGCCGTCGAGCGATGCCGGCAGGGCGGAGCTACCGACTGCACAGTCGTTTTTACCTACTACAACCAGTGCTATGCGGTTGTCCGGGCTGCACGACCGGACAATGGCATGAGATTCAACACCGGGGCGACGAAAGAACAGGCGCAGGAGCGGGCAACCAAGGACTGCAAGGATTTGGGAAGTCAGGCTTGCTCCGTTTTCCATTCTGACTGTACCAAGCCGTTCTTCCAGCAAGACTGA